A single genomic interval of Daucus carota subsp. sativus chromosome 1, DH1 v3.0, whole genome shotgun sequence harbors:
- the LOC135152943 gene encoding uncharacterized protein LOC135152943, which produces MGHFINGLKEEITAEVRLLHPVSLEHAMETAVRVEEKHRVTRAPKLNLSTIKTGSFTYSKGTSVQAPYSIVPPSSPMPSRTWSSAASQTSVQSPTSPATKTVGEVRRLTDKELQEKRAKGLCYRCDDKWVQGHRCKRKELSVMLIDEEEDAEIEAGEAVNNPVEEFPAEVSLNSVVGLSNPKTMKVKGLIGDMMVVVMIDPGATHNFISKNAVKTGGVVVTPSGSFGVSLGNGEAIKGDGVCKDVRLQLDGGIELLEDFLPLELGSSDVILGIQWLEKLGMVTTNWKTQVMKFELGGELVTLIGDQTLVHSQVSLKAMLKALRKQGQEYWVECNRLEQINGQGEGVNSGVPSFLQPVVQLHSRVFDTPVGLPPSRGHEHAINMKEGSSPVSMRPYRYPYCQKDEIERLIAEMLAAGIIKPSTSPYSSPVLLVKKKDGSCPRLKQGHRTGQVPHSGYRRVAR; this is translated from the coding sequence ATGGGGCATTTTATCAATGGTCTTAAAGAGGAGATTACGGCAGAAGTCAGGCTGTTGCACCCAGTCAGCTTAGAACATGCTATGGAGACGGCTGTCCGTGTCGAAGAAAAACACAGGGTTACAAGGGCACCCAAGCTCAACCTGAGCACAATTAAGACTGGGTCCTTTACCTACAGTAAAGGCACTTCAGTGCAAGCTCCATATTCAATTGTGCCACCGAGCAGCCCTATGCCATCCCGCACTTGGAGTTCAGCAGCGTCACAAACTTCAGTCCAATCTCCCACTTCACCAGCCACGAAGACAGTAGGCGAGGTGCGCCGTCTTACGGACAAGGAGTTGCAGGAGAAGAGAGCAAAGGGCCTGTGTTATCGTTGCGACGACAAATGGGTACAAGGCCATAGGTGCAAGCGCAAAGAATTGAGTGTCATGTTAATCGATGAGGAGGAAGATGCTGAAATTGAGGCTGGGGAGGCTGTGAACAACCCTGTTGAGGAATTTCCAGCAGAGGTGTCATTGAATTCTGTGGTGGGATTGTCTAACCCGAAGACAATGAAAGTGAAGGGGCTGATTGGAGACATGATGGTAGTGGTCATGATTGACCCAGGAGCTACCCataattttattagtaaaaATGCTGTGAAGACAGGAGGTGTTGTGGTGACgccttcgggctcttttggagTGTCCTTGGGGAATGGGGAGGCCATTAAAGGAGATGGCGTTTGTAAGGATGTAAGGTTGCAATTGGATGGGGGAATTGAGCTGCTCGAAGATTTTTTGCCACTTGAATTGGGTAGTTCCGACGTCATTCTGGGTATTCAATGGTTGGAAAAGTTGGGGATGGTTACAACCAATTGGAAGACGCAGGTTATGAAGTTTGAATTAGGGGGAGAACTCGTCACCTTGATAGGAGATCAGACCCTGGTGCATTCTCAGGTGTCGCTAAAGGCTATGTTGAAGGCGCTGCGGAAACAGGGGCAAGAATATTGGGTGGAGTGTAATCGTCTAGAACAGATTAATGGACAAGGAGAAGGCGTGAACAGCGGGGTTCCTAGCTTTTTGCAACCAGTTGTTCAGCTCCACTCGCGAGTCTTTGATACACCAGTGGGGTTGCCTCCGAGCAGAGGTCATGAGCACGCTATTAATATGAAGGAGGGTAGTAGTCCAGTGAGCATGAGGCCATACAGATATCCCTACTGCCAGAAAGACGAAATAGAAAGGTTAATTGCTGAAATGTTAGCCGCGGGGATCATTAAACCATCTACAAGTCCCTATTCAAGCCCCGTGTTATTAGTAAAGAAAAAAGATGGGTCATGTCCGCGCCTTAAACAAGGACACCGTACCGGACAAGTACCCCATTCCGGTTATCGACGAGTTGCTAGATGA